From Vulpes vulpes isolate BD-2025 chromosome 7, VulVul3, whole genome shotgun sequence, one genomic window encodes:
- the SLC25A4 gene encoding ADP/ATP translocase 1 codes for MSDHALSFLKDFLAGGVAAAVSKTAVAPIERVKLLLQVQHASKQISAEKQYKGIIDCVVRIPKEQGFLSFWRGNLANVIRYFPTQALNFAFKDKYKQIFLGGVDRHKQFWRYFAGNLASGGAAGATSLCFVYPLDFARTRLAADVGKGAAQREFSGLGDCLTKIFKSDGLRGLYQGFSVSVQGIIIYRAAYFGVYDTAKGMLPDPKNVHIIVSWMIAQSVTAVAGLVSYPFDTVRRRMMMQSGRKGADIMYTGTVDCWRKIAKDEGAKAFFKGAWSNVLRGMGGAFVLVLYDEIKKYV; via the exons ATGAGCGATCACGCCTTGAGCTTCCTGAAGGATTTCCTGGCCGGCGGCGTCGCCGCTGCCGTGTCCAAGACCGCGGTCGCCCCCATCGAGAGGGTGAAACTGCTGCTGCAG gtCCAGCATGCCAGCAAACAGATCAGTGCCGAGAAGCAGTACAAAGGGATCATTGATTGTGTGGTGAGAATCCCCAAGGAGCAGGgctttctctccttctggagGGGTAACCTGGCCAACGTGATCCGTTACTTCCCCACCCAAGCTCTCAACTTCGCCTTCAAGGACAAATACAAGCAGATCTTCCTGGGGGGCGTGGACCGGCATAAGCAATTCTGGCGTTACTTTGCCGGTAACCTGGCTTCCGGTGGGGCAGCTGGGGCCACCTCTCTCTGCTTTGTCTACCCGCTGGACTTTGCTAGGACCAGGTTGGCCGCCGACGTGGGCAAGGGTGCCGCCCAGCGTGAGTTCAGTGGTCTGGGTGACTGTCTCACCAAGATCTTCAAGTCTGATGGCCTGAGGGGTCTCTACCAGGGATTCAGCGTCTCTGTCCAGGGCATCATTATCTACAGAGCTGCTTACTTTGGAGTCTATGATACTGCCAAGG GGATGTTGCCTGACCCCAAGAATGTGCACATTATTGTGAGCTGGATGATTGCCCAAAGCGTGACAGCGGTTGCAGGGCTGGTGTCCTACCCTTTTGACACTGTCCGCCGTAGGATGATGATGCAGTCTGGCCGGAAAGGGG CTGATATTATGTACACGGGGACGGTGGACTGCTGGAGGAAGATTGCAAAAGATGAAGGAGCCAAGGCTTTCTTCAAAGGTGCCTGGTCCAATGTGTTGAGAGGCATGGGTGGAGCTTTTGTACTGGTGTTGTATGATGAGATCAAAAAATACGTCTAA